The Cryptomeria japonica chromosome 6, Sugi_1.0, whole genome shotgun sequence genomic interval ATACTTTACTTCCATGACACGTGATAAGCAAACTTGCCTCCATGACGTGATCACTCCCACTTTTCCAAAGCACAATTAATGGCCATTTACATTTTTACATTTTGACTTTGGGCCTATCCCATCGACATGACAAACAACTATCAAGGCCTCACAAGGCATAAATAATCTTAAATTCTGCCATATTATTCTTGTTGTATGGCTTTGTAATGAGATTACTATAGTGCATGAACAGCATAACAACAACATTTCACAAACAAATACAATGCACATACAGAATAAAGACAAAATTTCACAATAAGAGCATAATAGATCAGATTCCTGCAATATAATTGAAGAATGACAATATACTGAATACCAAACTGAGTCGCTTCAAGAGGGCAAGTTCTGCAACCTTACAATGAGAACAAAATTACTGTTTATGGTGCCAAATTTAAACAGCTGCTTCCTCTTCATAAAATATCAGGCTATAGCGACCCCATAATCCAAATTAGGCAAACTATTTCTATAATTATTAAATCTAGAAATGATTGGCCAAATCAAAGGTTGTCAATACCACAGATTGGCCACTCCATAACTCAATACACATAAGAATAAGAGCATGAAAGGGTTTGACTTGTGATCCCACATAAATATTTGGGATTTCAAACTATAATTTTACATACCAGAATATACACAAAATTACAGAGGTGCTAAAATAGGGAACTTCTGCTTCACAAGGCTCCCAAGTGCTAAGATTGCCAGCGaataaatgattctaaagatgcaGCTGAATAGTTGAAGGTTTTTTGTTCATCCTTCACATCACTTTCTCAACAACTCAAACAAAGATAATCATTGTTCAGTAAAAGCTTTCAACAAAATATAAATTAAGGACGGACTTTCATTGTATTTAACAAAAAAATTGTTTCACTGTTCTTACAGCCTATCTTTCAAAGTACACATTTTGTTGTTTATTTAGTAATCTAATCTGTTTTAAAGGGTACAGCAAGTAAATTAGAGGATTGAAAAGGTCTCTTAACTTTGAAATCCATATCCAAGTACGTTTCACAACCTGCAAGTATTGACAATGATATCCATTTGTAATCTATGACAGTCATGTTAATTTCTTCTTGCAGCAATAATTTGTAAGACCTAGATAATTACAGAATTGAACTATCCTTATGAATGGTTAggtttgttgaaatgtggtgactgatcagcaaagtactgtacactcagcacgtatccttgccggggtccagGGCTGGGcaagggtttgggggcggcagcccccgggaaaaaaaattttgccatttttttcgttgatgaaaaccgacattgtaataaaaccctaaaaaggccgactttgtttgttgccctaaaaacgcatgttataagcggctgggatgcttaaggcattgcaaggttgatgtactgtttttgttggataataagaaagattggacgactgtgtatggtggacgtaacccattctgggtgaaccacgtaaAATCTccgtgttatctatgtcctgttttatttctttatcttttgtatttaaatctgcatataattgttagttcatatttgctttggatctgcttgaaaccctaacaaggtTATGGCCACACAAAGTTGTCCAATATAAAAAATGCCATGTTATACCTGCCGAAGTAACCAATGTTTGAAAACAACATTTTATGACTGTAGAAGACCAAATAAGAAGAACACCTTATGTGAATAACAAAACGTTAAGCAATCAtccaataaaattataaaattttgatGATCGATGGAACTTGACAGAACAATAACAATAGGGTACAAAATTTCTTATAGAGCAATATTTAGGCACTCAAAAATTATGGAAGACGAGATTTGAATAAATAcaagtaatttttatttatttgaatataATAGTTTTGGAGTTGTACCACAAATTTTTACTATAAGAGAAAGCTGAAGCTAAATAAATGCCAATTTCACtactaataaaattaaaatacaataccACAATGTAAAATTAAGAGTACCTAGATTTAATCTtaaacaatttatttaaattaaatacttGTTCTGTCTACAGCAAATTTGCCGTAATCTCATCACTACAAGCAATTTTTGATAGAATTAAACTAGAATGTGTTTCCACCCCAGCTCTGGATGTCAATCAAAAATAACCAAGTACAAGCAGAGAAACACTGACTTTCTTACCTGTAAGGATGTCATTTGTCAACAGAGGTTTAAACTCCTACATGAGTATCTAAGAGCGTGATCTAAAATAAGGATTCTCTTCCTCACAAAATAAATATAAAGTTACTGTCGAGCAAATGCAATGCCTTTGTCAATGCTTTCTTGCAGCTCTTTTTTCAACTTCTCTAGGCCAGATCTGTCACGTGAAACACATTCAAAAGCCAAATGAGACCAGAAATACATGCATGATTACCTACATAAACATTCATTCCCACAGTCAGTGCTTGCTGACCTTTCATATGAATTCAATGGTCCTAGAGGGAATACTTCTTCAACACCAGCACGACCCAGTCTTACTTTGGAAGCAAAGAATGGCAGTTCAGTTACCTGTTTTGGTAAGATTGTTTAAATAAGCATCACAAGGAAATATAAATTAAGATGTGAAATTCTTAAAACAAGTTTTATGATTGCATTTTGTACACAACTATCCTGTACCTGAGATGCAACAAAAGCACAATACTCAACACCAGCATCTCCCCTCAATCCACGTAGGCAAGCATCAGCAAATTTGGCTGCTGCAAATGCCTGCAGTTCACAGCTCAATTCATGCATTGCTATTCTCTCCAAAGTTAAAAACTGTAGAACAGATaatttatggaaaaataaatgaaTGTAACAATAGATATTTAAAAAATACGCAGGTAGGCCTACCATTGACAGAGTTGCAGAGCCTGTTCCAGCTTTTGCCTGAGTTCATCATTAAGCAATGGTCACACTAAAATATCAAAACTATTCATGAAAATTCGGAATAGTTGCATACTAAATTAAACAAATTGTCAGTTTTGGCAAATTGATATCAGCAAATTGAAGCAGAGCTCCATTCTGACAGATCATAATAGAATCCGTACCTCTACAACCTCCGTGCCTCCGTTTTGGATACGATTTGTCAAGTATTCTATCTCTTCATTGGTAAATGAAAATTTAGGGTTAACCTGTATGCAGATATTCGAGTATACTAAGTTAGTCTCTAATAGTCAGCAGGGGAAGCCTCTTAGGCCAAAAACCCCGCTCACATGTGAGGAAACTATTTTCAAACAGCTTATTAGGGTAGACCAAGCATGGGAATAAATCACCGCCATTCATCATTCTATAGTTGGCGAAGCTTTCtgtttcaaaaaatacaaaatacatGTAGTATGGCCTACTGTTTGAGATAAAATATCGAATAAAATCTTGCTAGTGTGCATCCATATATATATTGGATGAAGTTCTTTGAAATTTTTCCAATAGGCCCAAAAATTAACTTTTCAAATAAAAACTCGTAGAAAAACATAGCCATTTTGACAAAAAAAACCTCTTCCTTACCTGAGACAGAAGGGGGAGAATGGTTATTCCTGCATGGCCGCCAACTACTGGAACATCAATGTCCTTTGGATCAACGCCAACAACTTCAGCCTGTTGAACAATCAGAGGCGAAAATAGTGAATCAATCTAAATAGCTTTATAATGCTAAAGCATTGTTAAATCAAGCTATACAACGAAAAAGACCAATAGACATGAATCAGACCCCAAAGCCAAGGCATTCTAGGGGATCAACAtatcaacatctaagatacaaaGCCCTACAAATCCAAATAACAGGGTCAAGGGTCGGGGCAACAACTTAGCACGCAAGCCAATAGTAACATCAGACTATAATTTTCAACAGCCATTGAACctgaaaaaactcaaaaaaactgGTTTATCCTATAGTATGCAATTTCTTGGACTGAGCccctaatttaagaagaaacaATAACTAAGGTATAGAAATAAGAACTGATTTAATCTTAAGGCTAAAAACCCAAACAGTATATAAATTTACATATACATACCACAAAAGTATTAGCTCTGACAACATCTAACGTTGTGACGCCCATCAAGCGCTTAGGGTGATAAGCCCCTGCCTTTTTCAGCACCTCAGCTGCAATTGGCACTGTCGAGTTCACCGGATTGCTGATTATATTGAGCAGCGCATTTGGGCAGCACTTGGCCACCCCTTCGCACAGAGTGCGCACAATTCCCGCATTGATTTTAAACAGGTCGTCCCTCGTCATACCAGGCTTCCGTGGAATTCCAGCAGGAATGATGACAAGGTCCATCCCCACCAGCGCATCTTCCAGCTGCTCTTTCCCCAGAAACCCCCGTACCTGTTCACCCAAATTTAATTGCTCCCATTAAAACGCAAAAACCTAGGAATTACCTATTCCAAATGAGATGCAAGcaacttaataataataataatactgacGACTGTGGAGGTGTCCATGTGGCTAACGTCGGCGGTGACACCCGGAGTGTTGACAACATCATAGAGGTGGAGCACTGAGACCAGAGGGTTCATTTTCATCAGCAGCGAAAGGGGTTGTCCAATGCCACCGGAGGCTCCCAGAAGGGCCACCTTGAAGCCCCCTGCGGCTCCTTTTGCCCGGCAATCTTCTCGCTCCACTCCATTTTCCTGTTGTCCACGGCCATTAAAATTCATAACAGACATCTATAAAATGTAAAATTTTATTTGCTTTTCCTTCAGTCcaaacaaattcaaattcataACAGATTTCTATGgaatttaatgtttattttatctGTCAATCTGTCCACACCAATTCAAATTCACAACGGACTTCTATAAGatgtatatttttcatttttcaatttgttcACAGCCATCCAAATTTATACAGAACTATACAGAACGCAATTTTCATTACAGATTTGTATAGAAagtaaattgtgttttgatttcaaacGTACATGTATACGATTGCTGTGTGAGCCGGCAAGGTGAGAAGAAATTCTAGCTAAGCGAACGCTTGTTCGATCGGCCATGACTGGAAAATTTTCTAACTAAAGATTCGATCTTGGGCTTTTTAGATAACAGGCCTCAAGAGAGAGCtatggaaagagttaagaaatcatggTTTGCTATTTATAGTAATGAGGCATCGGTTACCGGCTTTCTCCAGTCATGGACCCCACTCCACACCAATTATTTTGAACAAACACTCTCTCTCCTCTCACACGTGGCGGTGCCAAATCATACCCAGGCTGCTACGCTAAATTATTTTGTCGATTAAGTTTGAAGAGTGGCCAAGCATTTGGATAGGGTGGGCTTTATCCACCTTGTTCGGTGCACATAAAACAATGAATTCATTCTGATATTGTAATAAATTTTCAATGGATATAGGCACTTGAGGATTGCTCCAATTTTATTATAAATGTTTTAATCTAATAATATATAGATTAGTGGTATAATTTTGGTTaaaagttttatttaattttttttaatttgtattaattttatatatttgttATTTATCTTTTtcgttttatattattattattgatttttatatatttactttttattttaagattgttgtttttttataaagGTATTTTATATGAAAATTTATTTAAGATAATGTCAAAGAATGTATGAATGATCAATAAATTTTAAAACCTCAAatttaaattacaaaaaaatttcattctttaC includes:
- the LOC131048233 gene encoding malate dehydrogenase, glyoxysomal, with the translated sequence MADRTSVRLARISSHLAGSHSNRIHENGVEREDCRAKGAAGGFKVALLGASGGIGQPLSLLMKMNPLVSVLHLYDVVNTPGVTADVSHMDTSTVVRGFLGKEQLEDALVGMDLVIIPAGIPRKPGMTRDDLFKINAGIVRTLCEGVAKCCPNALLNIISNPVNSTVPIAAEVLKKAGAYHPKRLMGVTTLDVVRANTFVAEVVGVDPKDIDVPVVGGHAGITILPLLSQVNPKFSFTNEEIEYLTNRIQNGGTEVVEAKAGTGSATLSMAFAAAKFADACLRGLRGDAGVEYCAFVASQVTELPFFASKVRLGRAGVEEVFPLGPLNSYERSGLEKLKKELQESIDKGIAFARQ